The proteins below come from a single Mycolicibacterium sp. TY81 genomic window:
- a CDS encoding dihydrofolate reductase family protein: MGQIHLALFATLDLVGQAPGGPGEDPDGGFPFEGWQAPLIDEVSGEQVGAAYEGTDALLLGRRTYDIFAGYWPHQDDEFAAMFNRIPKYVASRGEPDLSWSGSTQIGTDLVSEVREIRDRHEHVKVVGSLNFVQTLLREKLFDRIDLWVHPIVLGVGKRVFDGGPVPSNLTLLKPPVSSPAGIVYLQYGLAEGVPATGDMSEPDRGDV; the protein is encoded by the coding sequence ATGGGCCAGATTCACCTCGCGTTGTTCGCCACTCTCGACCTCGTCGGGCAGGCGCCCGGCGGTCCCGGAGAAGACCCCGACGGGGGTTTTCCATTCGAAGGCTGGCAGGCACCGCTGATCGACGAGGTGTCGGGGGAGCAGGTCGGCGCCGCGTACGAAGGCACCGACGCGCTGCTGCTCGGCCGGCGGACGTACGACATCTTCGCGGGCTACTGGCCGCACCAGGACGACGAATTCGCGGCCATGTTCAATCGCATCCCCAAGTACGTCGCCTCCCGCGGCGAGCCCGATCTGTCGTGGTCCGGCTCGACGCAGATCGGCACGGATCTGGTCAGCGAAGTGCGGGAAATCCGTGATCGCCACGAGCACGTGAAAGTGGTCGGGAGTTTGAACTTCGTGCAGACCCTGTTGCGCGAAAAACTATTTGATCGCATCGACCTCTGGGTGCATCCTATTGTCCTGGGGGTAGGCAAGAGGGTATTCGATGGCGGTCCGGTGCCGTCGAACCTGACGCTGCTCAAGCCGCCGGTATCGAGCCCGGCCGGCATCGTGTACCTGCAGTACGGATTGGCCGAGGGCGTACCGGCGACGGGGGACATGAGCGAACCGGATCGGGGGGACGTTTGA
- a CDS encoding DIP1984 family protein gives MKLAEALSLRANAVRRIEQLRVRVVGNARFQEGEVPAEDAAALLVEIDGALDEYESLIRRINLTNAANSVGADGTLTDALGRRDALRLRYHVLTTAADAAAGAGAGQYGYSRQLRSELKMLSALSVGDLRARADQVAQELRELDVRIQKANWEIELLD, from the coding sequence ATGAAGTTGGCAGAAGCTTTGTCGTTGCGTGCGAACGCAGTTCGCCGTATCGAGCAGTTGCGCGTGCGCGTCGTGGGTAACGCACGGTTCCAGGAGGGCGAAGTGCCTGCCGAGGACGCCGCGGCGCTACTCGTCGAGATCGACGGCGCGCTGGACGAATACGAATCCCTGATCCGGCGGATCAACCTGACCAACGCGGCCAACTCGGTCGGGGCGGACGGCACGCTGACCGACGCCCTCGGGCGGCGCGACGCGCTGCGCTTGCGGTACCACGTCCTGACCACGGCCGCGGATGCAGCCGCGGGTGCGGGCGCGGGCCAGTACGGCTACTCGCGGCAGCTGCGTTCGGAGCTGAAGATGTTGTCCGCCTTGTCCGTTGGCGATCTGCGGGCGCGGGCCGACCAGGTGGCGCAGGAGTTGCGCGAGCTCGACGTCCGGATCCAGAAGGCGAACTGGGAGATCGAGCTGCTGGACTGA